A part of Sporomusaceae bacterium FL31 genomic DNA contains:
- a CDS encoding AsnC family transcriptional regulator: MITEFDKQLLNLIQKELPLTRRPFALLADKLNSDETTVIERLKLLKKQGLIRRLGAFFDSEKLGYVGTLVGLEVKADLIHHVAEAINSYQGVTHNYEREGSLNLWFTLLTPSLAMQDEILAMIRNLDGVVRLINLPPTQKFKVNVQFSLS, from the coding sequence ATGATTACTGAATTTGATAAACAATTATTAAACCTGATTCAGAAAGAGCTGCCTTTGACGCGACGTCCTTTTGCCTTATTGGCCGATAAGCTTAATTCTGATGAGACAACAGTTATTGAGCGTCTCAAATTACTGAAAAAGCAGGGCTTAATCCGACGTCTAGGAGCCTTTTTCGATTCAGAGAAGTTGGGCTATGTGGGTACATTAGTTGGATTAGAGGTTAAAGCTGATTTGATTCACCATGTCGCTGAAGCCATTAATTCCTATCAAGGTGTGACTCATAATTATGAACGTGAAGGCAGCCTCAACCTGTGGTTTACACTGCTTACGCCTAGCTTGGCTATGCAGGACGAAATTTTAGCTATGATAAGGAATCTTGACGGTGTGGTACGTTTAATCAATTTGCCGCCTACTCAAAAGTTCAAAGTTAATGTGCAATTTTCGCTATCTTAG
- a CDS encoding transcriptional regulator: MLDALDKQIIAIMQEDFPLAAEPYREIADKLGISEAKLLERLQQYQQSGKIRKMGAVLSHRTVGYSANALCAWIVPEERIQEVGQLLAKNALVTHCYARKSQIDWPYNFYTMLHAHTREECREIAQELAKQSGLTEYIMLFSTREWKKVSMKYFSEK, from the coding sequence ATGCTGGACGCATTAGATAAACAGATTATTGCAATCATGCAGGAAGATTTTCCATTGGCTGCGGAACCTTACCGTGAAATTGCAGATAAATTAGGGATTAGTGAAGCCAAGCTTTTGGAACGATTGCAGCAATATCAGCAGTCAGGGAAGATACGAAAAATGGGAGCTGTGCTTAGTCACAGGACAGTAGGGTATTCCGCTAATGCATTGTGTGCCTGGATTGTACCTGAAGAACGGATTCAAGAAGTTGGTCAACTGTTGGCAAAGAATGCCCTGGTAACCCATTGCTATGCAAGGAAGTCTCAGATTGATTGGCCTTACAATTTTTATACCATGCTGCATGCCCATACCCGTGAAGAATGCAGGGAAATAGCCCAGGAGTTGGCCAAGCAATCTGGCTTAACTGAATATATCATGTTATTTAGTACCCGGGAGTGGAAGAAAGTTAGTATGAAGTATTTCTCGGAAAAATAG
- a CDS encoding GntR family transcriptional regulator has protein sequence MLLLDLKNKIPLYRQLYQQLRAKILSGELCAQSKLVSSRRLSTELGISRNTVDLAYQQLLSEGYIIGKPRSGYYVEALHNTILPPLANLPQTETISESPLETNRYDFTYGKLSPHSFPFSQWQKLTNQCLRNDQDDLLSYPSFMGEIGLRKEILNYLRDYRDIKCTIEQILITSGTQHGLDLASQLLKPLTSAIAMEDPGFAGAYRTFMNQGFCVQPIPINHHGLNVKALYSSIAKAVYVTPSHQFPTGRIMSITRRLRLIEWAYEQNAFIIEDDYSSHLRYNVKPIASLQGLAPDKVIYIGSFSKVLLPSLRVAYMVLPKDLTQQIQQMSPMLACSVPFLIQKPLELLLKEGHFESHLRKMLRIFKKKHDLLIHELKENFGDNLSITGMNAGLHLLLQLKSPIFLQDLTMNAAKLGVNISAKNKLWTNSEHTLADHILLGFGGIALEDIPAAVALLRKAWLDRAE, from the coding sequence ATGCTCTTACTGGATCTAAAAAACAAAATCCCGCTGTATCGCCAATTGTACCAGCAGCTGCGGGCCAAAATTCTAAGTGGTGAGCTTTGCGCTCAGTCAAAGCTGGTCTCAAGCCGCAGGCTTTCGACAGAACTGGGTATTAGCAGAAATACTGTGGATTTGGCTTATCAGCAGCTTTTATCCGAAGGCTATATTATTGGCAAACCACGCAGCGGCTATTATGTCGAAGCGCTCCATAATACTATCCTGCCACCCTTAGCAAATTTACCACAAACAGAGACGATATCTGAATCACCGCTCGAAACCAACCGCTACGATTTCACGTATGGAAAGCTTAGCCCACATTCTTTTCCCTTCTCTCAATGGCAGAAATTAACCAATCAATGCCTTCGCAATGACCAGGATGACCTGCTAAGCTATCCATCATTTATGGGAGAAATCGGCCTCCGTAAAGAAATTCTAAATTATTTACGTGATTATCGCGATATTAAATGTACAATTGAGCAAATTTTAATTACTTCCGGCACACAACACGGCTTAGACCTGGCCAGTCAATTGCTTAAACCACTGACCTCAGCCATCGCTATGGAAGATCCCGGATTTGCCGGAGCGTATCGTACTTTTATGAATCAAGGATTCTGCGTGCAGCCCATTCCCATAAACCATCACGGACTCAACGTAAAAGCATTGTATTCATCAATAGCAAAAGCTGTATATGTCACTCCCTCACACCAATTCCCAACTGGTCGTATTATGTCCATAACCAGACGACTTCGGCTGATTGAATGGGCATATGAACAGAATGCTTTTATTATCGAAGACGATTATAGCAGTCATCTGAGATATAATGTAAAACCGATTGCATCCCTGCAGGGTCTAGCTCCTGACAAAGTCATCTACATTGGAAGTTTTTCTAAAGTATTACTGCCTTCCTTGCGGGTAGCCTATATGGTTCTTCCCAAAGATTTAACTCAGCAAATCCAGCAAATGTCACCAATGCTGGCCTGTTCAGTCCCGTTTCTCATTCAAAAACCTCTGGAATTGCTTCTTAAGGAAGGTCATTTCGAAAGCCATTTACGCAAAATGCTCCGAATTTTTAAGAAAAAGCACGATCTGCTCATCCATGAACTAAAAGAAAACTTTGGTGATAACCTTTCTATAACCGGGATGAATGCCGGCCTTCATCTCCTGCTGCAACTGAAAAGTCCAATTTTCTTACAAGACCTAACCATGAATGCAGCCAAATTAGGTGTGAATATTTCCGCAAAGAACAAGTTATGGACTAATTCTGAGCACACGCTAGCAGACCATATTCTGTTAGGATTCGGCGGAATAGCTCTTGAGGATATTCCAGCAGCTGTTGCACTGCTGCGAAAAGCATGGCTTGATCGTGCAGAATGA
- a CDS encoding membrane protein, with product MIKRVAYLFIGLLLFGFGIVMTIRSNLGTAPWDVLHLGLINYLPFTVGQVSQMTGIVVIGLSIVMGIKPGWGTIANMVFIGLFIDMFMASPWFPLPKQLASQMAMLLGGVLVIGWGSFFYLSAAFGAGPRDSFMVGSIQKSGWPLWKVRTAIETFVTIIGYFLGGPVGIGTIVVAFTLGPSIQLAFTVMDKKAQDIQHEDLLLRRVSGKESTAESSHIS from the coding sequence ATGATTAAACGGGTTGCTTATCTTTTTATAGGTTTACTGCTTTTCGGGTTTGGTATTGTCATGACTATCAGGAGTAATCTTGGAACAGCGCCTTGGGATGTGCTGCATCTTGGCCTGATCAATTACTTGCCGTTTACAGTTGGGCAAGTGTCACAAATGACGGGTATTGTTGTTATTGGCTTGAGTATCGTTATGGGAATTAAGCCCGGGTGGGGAACGATTGCTAATATGGTTTTTATCGGGCTTTTTATTGATATGTTTATGGCAAGCCCATGGTTTCCGTTGCCCAAACAGCTTGCTTCTCAAATGGCTATGCTGCTTGGCGGCGTTTTGGTTATTGGCTGGGGAAGTTTTTTCTATTTGTCCGCTGCATTTGGGGCAGGACCCCGTGACAGTTTTATGGTAGGGTCAATCCAAAAGTCAGGCTGGCCTTTGTGGAAAGTCCGGACAGCTATTGAAACCTTTGTTACCATTATCGGCTATTTTTTGGGTGGCCCGGTGGGGATTGGTACAATCGTCGTCGCATTTACGCTAGGTCCATCCATACAATTGGCATTTACCGTCATGGATAAAAAAGCACAAGATATTCAGCATGAGGATTTGCTTCTTAGAAGAGTCAGTGGTAAAGAAAGTACTGCGGAAAGTTCTCATATTAGTTAG
- the rhtB gene encoding lysine transporter LysE produces MLFTAGEIYSYIGIVALLVMIPGPNTVLVMQSVAVSGRRAGFFNVAGIVTAVYLNALLSGLGLSLIIMQSTEIYHGLKMVGAGYIVYLGLASLIDAYKLKQQASTDAHENANKQKNSYDFYTKGILTGLLNPKSALFFLAFFPQFMHQDSNLLSQSLILTLLYSLISASWYGLLVIFTGKLRHILVCSELQKKLKAITGIILVGLGIKIALQR; encoded by the coding sequence ATGCTTTTTACCGCGGGAGAAATTTATTCATATATCGGCATTGTTGCATTGCTTGTCATGATCCCAGGGCCAAACACAGTTTTAGTGATGCAGTCAGTTGCTGTTAGTGGTCGCCGCGCTGGCTTCTTTAATGTAGCTGGTATTGTAACAGCCGTTTATCTGAATGCTTTGCTATCAGGTTTGGGTTTGTCACTGATTATCATGCAGTCTACTGAGATCTATCATGGTTTGAAGATGGTTGGCGCGGGCTATATTGTATATTTAGGATTAGCCAGCTTAATTGATGCATACAAGTTAAAGCAACAAGCATCTACAGATGCTCATGAAAATGCTAACAAACAAAAAAACAGTTATGATTTTTATACAAAAGGCATTTTGACTGGGCTGCTTAATCCTAAATCAGCTCTTTTCTTTCTGGCATTCTTTCCGCAGTTTATGCATCAGGATAGTAATCTGCTTAGTCAATCCCTGATACTTACTTTGCTTTATTCCCTGATATCAGCAAGCTGGTATGGTCTATTAGTCATTTTTACTGGCAAACTCCGCCACATTTTGGTATGCAGTGAACTCCAAAAGAAACTAAAAGCTATAACAGGTATCATTCTTGTTGGCCTGGGCATTAAAATAGCATTACAAAGATAA
- the garR gene encoding 2-hydroxy-3-oxopropionate reductase, producing MMAKIGFIGLGIMGKPMSKNLLKAGYDLVVYNRSQNSVAELVAAGAQAADTPKMVAEQTDIIITMLPNSPQVKEVILGENGVLEGAKQGAVVIDMSSIAPLVSREIAAKLAEKGVEMLDAPVSGGEPKAIDGTLSVMVGGKQEVFDACYNVMKTMAGSVVRTGDIGAGNVTKLANQVIVALNIAAMSEALVLASKAGVEPELVYQAIRGGLAGSTVLDAKAPLVLDRKFNPGFRVNLHIKDLTNVLETSHEIGIPLPLTAAVMEMMQALKVDGMGDLDHGALIRYYEKMAQVEVTR from the coding sequence ATGATGGCGAAAATTGGCTTTATCGGACTTGGCATTATGGGTAAACCTATGAGTAAAAATCTTCTGAAAGCTGGTTATGATCTTGTTGTTTATAATCGAAGTCAAAATTCGGTTGCTGAATTAGTTGCTGCAGGGGCACAAGCTGCTGACACACCAAAAATGGTAGCCGAGCAGACCGATATCATCATTACGATGTTGCCTAACTCACCACAGGTAAAAGAAGTCATCTTGGGGGAAAACGGCGTTCTTGAAGGTGCTAAACAGGGTGCGGTTGTGATTGATATGAGCTCTATTGCTCCACTTGTCAGCCGGGAAATTGCCGCAAAACTCGCTGAAAAAGGCGTTGAAATGCTGGATGCACCGGTAAGCGGCGGGGAACCCAAGGCTATCGATGGTACACTGTCAGTTATGGTGGGGGGAAAACAGGAAGTTTTTGATGCGTGCTATAATGTTATGAAAACTATGGCTGGATCGGTTGTGCGGACAGGCGATATCGGGGCCGGTAATGTTACTAAATTGGCTAACCAAGTGATTGTGGCACTTAACATCGCCGCCATGTCTGAAGCTTTGGTGTTAGCCAGTAAAGCAGGAGTTGAACCAGAGCTTGTTTATCAGGCAATTCGTGGAGGCTTAGCTGGGAGTACTGTGCTTGACGCTAAAGCACCGCTTGTTCTTGATCGTAAATTTAATCCAGGGTTCCGAGTTAATCTTCATATTAAGGATCTTACTAACGTACTTGAAACATCTCACGAAATAGGAATCCCGCTTCCACTTACTGCTGCAGTTATGGAAATGATGCAGGCACTTAAAGTGGATGGTATGGGTGATTTGGATCATGGTGCGCTGATTCGTTATTATGAAAAAATGGCGCAGGTTGAAGTAACCCGCTAA
- a CDS encoding membrane protein — MFGYFSGLMKVVLLFFYHLTSKLGFPNYGVAIILLTISLKTLLVPLAVKQISSMRRMRELGPQLKKLKEQHQGNILKQQEEVAKLYKEAGVNPLSAFLPMLIQMPLLTGIFYAIRSLTYVSHPSFLWIKNLAGSDPLYILPFLAAVTSYISAQQTITDSSQNKLLLMIMPCLIGFMALRFPAGLGLYWVVSNLFQIVQQWFLYRRPALRVPA, encoded by the coding sequence GTGTTTGGATATTTTAGTGGCTTAATGAAAGTAGTGTTGCTCTTTTTTTATCATCTTACCAGTAAATTAGGATTTCCAAATTATGGAGTGGCAATTATCTTGTTAACAATCTCGCTAAAAACGCTGCTTGTTCCATTAGCCGTCAAACAAATCAGCTCGATGCGAAGAATGAGGGAGCTCGGCCCCCAGCTAAAAAAGCTAAAAGAGCAGCATCAGGGTAATATACTAAAGCAACAAGAAGAGGTTGCTAAATTGTATAAAGAAGCAGGTGTTAATCCACTCTCCGCCTTCTTGCCCATGTTAATTCAGATGCCCTTGTTAACTGGTATATTTTATGCAATTAGAAGCTTAACTTATGTGAGCCACCCCAGCTTTCTGTGGATAAAAAATTTAGCAGGCAGTGACCCGCTCTATATCCTACCATTTCTTGCGGCAGTTACTTCTTATATTTCAGCTCAACAAACCATCACTGATTCCAGCCAAAACAAACTCCTATTGATGATTATGCCATGTTTAATTGGCTTTATGGCATTACGTTTCCCTGCGGGGCTGGGACTTTATTGGGTAGTCAGCAATCTATTCCAGATTGTTCAACAATGGTTTTTATACCGCAGGCCGGCTTTACGTGTACCTGCTTAA
- a CDS encoding N-acetylmuramoyl-L-alanine amidase, which yields MINGLIGRLVVSGIMLVLLLIASFPSSVSAALGDSKQQIEAYYGSEYFIQDQDKRIWQKQEWQPDAHHKAVAYGYLSHIGDWQATHWITYNDRKQAVKETVLLSKDIRIRDFQQYFNGIYDLVSADTSRVFTTSLFSGSQLGAIVRTESGLNSIIFFTRPDHTKINMHSKISGFEVTAITMQMVKQHFIDQTWQVADNYFQNKLFFSEKLMPRATTDMIVIHHTAKDNMSVEDIHELHLNKGWAGIAYHKVILPDGSIKDGRPKNMIGAHALGANPRSIGIVVDGDFDNKPPTAVQMDSLVRLTRELMMKYHIPLVNVVPHRDVTEGTSCPGNQFPWDELMYRLAIEG from the coding sequence GTGATTAATGGATTGATTGGGCGCTTGGTAGTCTCAGGGATCATGCTGGTTTTATTATTAATTGCTTCCTTTCCTTCCTCTGTATCTGCTGCTTTAGGTGACAGTAAACAGCAAATAGAAGCCTACTATGGGAGTGAATATTTTATTCAAGATCAAGATAAGCGGATTTGGCAAAAACAAGAGTGGCAGCCAGATGCTCACCATAAGGCAGTTGCTTATGGTTATTTGAGCCATATCGGTGATTGGCAGGCAACTCACTGGATCACGTATAATGACCGCAAACAAGCAGTCAAAGAAACCGTATTATTGAGTAAAGACATTCGTATTAGGGATTTTCAGCAGTACTTTAACGGGATCTATGATTTGGTCAGTGCCGATACTAGTAGAGTATTTACGACATCACTTTTTTCGGGGAGTCAGCTAGGTGCTATCGTGCGAACGGAAAGTGGATTAAACTCCATTATCTTTTTTACGCGCCCTGATCATACCAAAATCAATATGCATTCAAAAATAAGCGGTTTCGAAGTTACGGCAATTACAATGCAAATGGTAAAGCAGCATTTCATAGACCAGACTTGGCAGGTTGCAGATAACTATTTTCAAAATAAGCTATTCTTCTCTGAGAAACTTATGCCACGAGCTACTACTGATATGATTGTCATTCATCATACAGCTAAAGACAATATGTCAGTGGAGGACATTCATGAATTGCATCTAAATAAAGGCTGGGCTGGGATTGCTTATCATAAGGTCATCTTACCGGATGGAAGCATTAAAGACGGCAGACCCAAGAATATGATCGGTGCTCATGCTCTCGGCGCTAACCCGCGCAGCATCGGAATTGTGGTAGATGGTGATTTTGATAATAAACCACCTACTGCGGTGCAGATGGATAGTCTTGTTCGATTAACACGTGAGTTGATGATGAAGTATCATATTCCACTTGTGAATGTTGTACCTCATCGTGATGTAACAGAAGGAACATCGTGTCCAGGCAATCAATTTCCTTGGGATGAATTAATGTATCGACTAGCGATAGAGGGATAA
- a CDS encoding membrane protein yields MPLGHLCSLIQTMLTFFYHLTSKLGFPNYGVAIILLTVSIKMLLFPLSFKQVQSMQRLRDLGPQIKDVQEKYKTNKARRQYKIAMIYQQANVKPLGGCFPVIIQMPFLSGIFLTIKNFSYMSQPNFLWIKNLANTDPFYILPILAALTTYISSQQTLADSSQNKLMVMIMPFIIGYMTMRFPAGLGLYWVVGNLFQIVQQWLLLRKPISSQYVPE; encoded by the coding sequence TTGCCATTGGGTCATTTATGCAGTTTAATACAGACAATGTTGACTTTTTTTTACCATCTTACTAGTAAACTGGGATTCCCAAACTATGGTGTGGCAATCATATTACTAACAGTTTCAATAAAAATGCTGCTATTTCCGCTATCGTTCAAACAAGTACAGTCCATGCAGCGATTGCGGGATTTAGGCCCCCAAATTAAAGATGTGCAGGAAAAATATAAGACCAATAAGGCTCGAAGACAATATAAAATCGCAATGATTTACCAGCAAGCAAATGTAAAACCGTTAGGAGGATGTTTTCCAGTAATCATTCAGATGCCTTTTTTATCCGGCATTTTTCTCACAATAAAAAACTTCAGCTATATGAGTCAGCCAAATTTTCTTTGGATTAAAAACTTGGCAAATACAGATCCATTCTATATTCTCCCAATTCTTGCCGCACTCACGACCTATATCTCATCTCAACAAACATTAGCAGATTCCAGTCAAAATAAATTGATGGTGATGATTATGCCTTTTATTATTGGTTATATGACCATGCGCTTTCCGGCAGGATTAGGACTATACTGGGTTGTAGGCAACCTATTCCAAATTGTTCAGCAGTGGCTGCTTTTACGCAAACCAATTTCCAGCCAGTATGTACCTGAATAA